Proteins found in one Myxococcaceae bacterium JPH2 genomic segment:
- the typA gene encoding translational GTPase TypA codes for MIPRENIRNVAIVAHVDHGKTTLVDHLLRQAGTFRSNEVVAERVMDSNDLEREKGITILAKNTAVSYKGMQINIIDTPGHADFGGEVERGLRLVDGVILLVDAAEGPLPQTRFVLSKALAMGLKTVLVINKIDRQDARAKDVLDLVYSLYIDLGADEQQLEMPVLYTVARQGQASTELEVPGKTLEPLYDAIIRHIPPPPMSTEPSLQLLVANLDYDDYVGRLAVGRVQAGRLAANMPVSVMREGGKVEQGKIVKLYGFSGLKRVEIPDAGPGEIVSIAGIEAVSIGDTIADAEKPVALPRITVDEPTMMMIFKVNDGPLAGKEGKFVTSRNLRERLYREAYRNVAVRVEDTATPDAFKVVGRGELALAVIIENMRREGYELTASNPEPITKTIDGVLHEPMELLFCDVPENSVGSVTERLGPRKGRMTDMAQLGSGRTRLQFRIPARGLIGFRSEFLTITRGEGIMSSQFDGFEPWFGHIPKRANGAIVSDRLGDTVPYALFSIQERGQLFVAEGTTVYEGMIIGEHSHPSELNVNACREKKLTNIRAAGRDENVILVPPREMGLEKALEWIADDELVEVTPKSVRMRKKALANGERYRAERDRKREERNENG; via the coding sequence ATGATTCCTCGCGAAAACATCCGCAATGTCGCCATCGTCGCCCACGTCGACCATGGCAAGACCACGCTCGTCGACCACCTGCTCCGCCAGGCGGGCACCTTCCGTAGCAACGAGGTCGTCGCCGAACGGGTGATGGACTCGAACGACCTCGAGCGCGAGAAGGGCATCACCATTCTCGCGAAGAACACCGCGGTCTCCTACAAGGGGATGCAGATCAACATCATCGACACCCCGGGCCACGCCGACTTCGGTGGCGAGGTGGAGCGCGGTCTGCGCCTGGTCGATGGCGTCATCCTGCTGGTGGACGCGGCCGAAGGTCCCCTGCCCCAGACGCGCTTCGTGCTGAGCAAGGCCCTGGCCATGGGCCTCAAGACGGTGCTGGTCATCAACAAGATCGACCGCCAGGACGCTCGCGCCAAGGACGTGCTCGACCTCGTCTACTCGCTCTACATCGACCTGGGCGCGGACGAGCAGCAGCTCGAGATGCCCGTCCTCTACACCGTCGCGCGCCAGGGTCAGGCGTCCACGGAGCTCGAGGTCCCCGGCAAGACGCTGGAGCCGCTGTACGACGCCATCATCCGGCACATCCCGCCCCCGCCGATGTCCACCGAGCCGTCGCTGCAGCTGCTCGTGGCCAACCTGGACTACGACGACTACGTGGGCCGCCTCGCGGTGGGCCGCGTCCAGGCCGGCCGGCTCGCGGCCAACATGCCCGTCTCCGTCATGCGCGAGGGCGGCAAGGTCGAGCAGGGGAAGATCGTCAAGCTGTACGGCTTCTCCGGCCTGAAGCGCGTGGAGATTCCGGACGCGGGTCCGGGTGAAATCGTCTCCATCGCCGGCATCGAGGCGGTGTCCATTGGCGACACCATCGCGGACGCCGAGAAGCCGGTGGCCCTGCCCCGCATCACCGTGGATGAGCCCACGATGATGATGATCTTCAAGGTCAACGACGGACCCCTGGCCGGCAAGGAAGGCAAGTTCGTCACCTCGCGCAACCTGCGTGAGCGCCTCTACCGCGAGGCCTACCGCAACGTGGCCGTGCGCGTGGAGGACACCGCGACGCCGGACGCGTTCAAGGTCGTGGGCCGTGGTGAACTCGCGCTCGCCGTCATCATCGAGAACATGCGCCGCGAGGGATATGAGCTCACGGCGTCCAACCCCGAGCCCATCACCAAGACCATCGACGGCGTGCTCCACGAGCCGATGGAGCTGCTCTTCTGCGACGTGCCGGAGAACAGCGTCGGCTCCGTGACGGAGCGCCTGGGGCCCCGCAAGGGCCGCATGACGGACATGGCGCAGCTGGGCTCGGGCCGCACCCGCCTCCAGTTCCGCATCCCCGCGCGCGGCCTCATCGGGTTCCGCTCGGAGTTCCTCACCATCACCCGAGGTGAGGGCATCATGAGCAGCCAGTTCGACGGCTTCGAGCCGTGGTTCGGCCACATCCCCAAGCGCGCCAACGGCGCCATCGTCTCGGACCGCCTGGGCGACACCGTGCCCTACGCGCTGTTCAGCATCCAGGAGCGCGGCCAGCTCTTCGTCGCCGAAGGCACCACGGTCTACGAGGGCATGATCATCGGCGAGCACTCGCACCCGTCCGAGCTGAACGTCAACGCGTGCCGCGAGAAGAAGCTCACCAACATCCGCGCCGCTGGCCGCGACGAGAACGTCATCCTCGTCCCGCCCCGCGAGATGGGCCTGGAGAAGGCCCTGGAGTGGATCGCCGACGACGAGCTCGTCGAGGTGACGCCCAAGTCCGTGCGCATGCGCAAGAAGGCACTCGCCAATGGTGAGCGCTACCGCGCCGAGCGCGACCGCAAGCGCGAGGAGCGCAACGAGAACGGGTAG
- a CDS encoding alpha/beta hydrolase, translated as MSATPPYFHQDFLRVPDGADLYFQVMGEGEPGMVLCDGLGCDGFAWKYLLPYLARRHRVVRWHYRGHGRSGLPADRGRIGMLYTCDDLARVMDAAGLERAVVFGHSMGVQVALEFHRRHADRVRGLALLCGSYGNPLDTFHDSTLLKRAFPTLRRVVERFPRRAAQLVRGVLSTEVAVQVAIQLEMNRDLISRNDLSPYFAHLANMDPVVFVRTLDSLAAHSAWDHLPHVDVPTLVIAGERDRFTPGWLSRRLAARVPDAELMLVPEGTHTTPLEAPGRVEQRIERFLRERLSLGTACPPVDGRATGTVPGR; from the coding sequence ATGAGCGCCACGCCGCCCTACTTCCATCAGGACTTCCTCCGCGTACCCGATGGCGCGGACCTGTACTTCCAGGTGATGGGCGAGGGCGAGCCGGGGATGGTGCTCTGCGACGGCCTGGGCTGTGACGGCTTCGCGTGGAAGTACCTGCTGCCGTACCTGGCGCGCAGACACCGCGTGGTCCGCTGGCACTACCGGGGCCACGGCCGCTCCGGCCTCCCCGCTGACCGTGGCCGCATCGGCATGCTGTACACGTGCGACGACCTCGCCCGGGTGATGGACGCGGCGGGCCTGGAGCGCGCCGTCGTCTTCGGCCACTCCATGGGGGTCCAGGTGGCGCTGGAGTTCCACCGGCGCCACGCCGACCGCGTGCGGGGACTCGCCCTCTTGTGCGGCAGCTACGGCAACCCGCTGGATACCTTCCACGACTCCACCCTGCTCAAGCGCGCCTTCCCCACCTTGCGGCGCGTGGTGGAGCGATTCCCTCGGCGCGCCGCCCAGCTCGTGCGCGGGGTGCTCAGCACCGAGGTGGCCGTGCAGGTCGCCATCCAGCTGGAGATGAACCGCGACCTCATCTCACGCAATGACCTGTCGCCCTACTTCGCCCACCTGGCGAACATGGATCCGGTCGTCTTCGTGCGGACGCTGGACTCGCTGGCCGCCCACAGCGCGTGGGACCACCTGCCCCACGTGGACGTCCCCACCCTGGTCATCGCCGGGGAGCGGGACCGCTTCACCCCCGGGTGGCTGTCCCGGCGGCTGGCCGCCCGGGTGCCGGATGCCGAGCTGATGCTCGTCCCCGAGGGCACCCACACCACCCCCCTGGAGGCTCCGGGGAGGGTCGAGCAGCGCATCGAGCGCTTCCTCCGCGAGCGCCTGTCCCTCGGGACGGCCTGTCCGCCCGTCGACGGCCGGGCCACGGGGACTGTACCGGGACGGTAA
- a CDS encoding TonB family protein, which produces MAAAKKNGVTLRITGPDGSIQEAVLEADSVIVGSGAQAAVKIQDPRVSNLHVMLKVDADGSVVAIDLGSESGTQVRGERLLIPTPLKPGDVLAVGGSRVEVFFGEPARPIPPAGAQVAGTAFQGSVTQRPSSSAMAEVVPPARVQAVGAQVTGGGGGNRAAVSAGLGGAGTVSRSSPPAPMFDAPPPPLPRSRPEPHAVRRDVTPRAARPPAHLQEPLPAEAQPTADAHLLQVALLWGDTLLEVRHFRDGVPVTVGEGSRNAFLAPVPGVGARHVLAVARGGTLELRTPPGAGVIVTSQGDVRTKDGLRAAGQLASAAADAAQVYTLGLHDRAEVAVGALTFVLRQVRPSAAIEAPALSDRDFAFFKITVMCLMVAGAMLAALTLTPRTESRSADDIFESQQRVAKFLIAPEKKVEMKKLQLQGVEEGAKSKDEEGKFGKEEAKKAEADPSKPGTPVVDRSKKEKDRQVVGKVGLLGAFKGLKGGASDVFGPGGLGTGINNALGGLKGGAGMGDAQGVGGMGTRGTGKGGGGTALGIGGVGTQGDGRGAGGSGGIDLGGRGKSVTRVIPGKTTVVGGLDKDVIAKVIRRHQGEIKYCYESELNKNPSLAGKVAVAFTIDPTGAVADASVSESTLGSTSAENCMLARIRRWKFPEPKGGGVVSVTYPWLFSPAGTDAGGGGEG; this is translated from the coding sequence ATGGCGGCGGCGAAGAAGAACGGCGTGACGCTTCGAATCACCGGACCGGACGGCTCCATCCAGGAGGCCGTGCTGGAGGCGGACAGCGTCATCGTGGGGTCGGGCGCCCAGGCGGCGGTGAAGATTCAGGACCCTCGGGTCTCCAACCTGCACGTGATGCTCAAGGTGGATGCCGATGGCTCGGTGGTCGCCATCGACCTGGGCAGCGAGAGCGGTACGCAGGTGCGCGGCGAGCGCCTCCTCATCCCCACACCGCTCAAGCCCGGCGATGTGCTGGCCGTGGGCGGCTCGCGCGTCGAGGTCTTCTTTGGTGAGCCCGCGCGGCCCATTCCTCCCGCGGGCGCGCAGGTGGCGGGCACCGCGTTCCAAGGGTCGGTGACGCAGCGCCCGTCCTCTTCCGCCATGGCCGAGGTGGTGCCACCCGCGCGCGTGCAGGCCGTGGGCGCGCAAGTCACGGGGGGAGGCGGCGGGAATCGCGCCGCGGTGAGCGCGGGGTTGGGTGGGGCCGGGACGGTGTCGCGCTCGTCACCTCCCGCGCCCATGTTCGACGCGCCGCCTCCGCCGCTGCCGCGGAGTCGCCCTGAGCCCCACGCGGTTCGCCGGGATGTGACACCGCGCGCGGCTCGTCCTCCCGCGCACCTTCAGGAGCCGCTGCCCGCCGAGGCACAGCCCACGGCCGATGCGCACCTGCTCCAGGTCGCGCTGCTGTGGGGCGACACGCTGCTCGAGGTCCGGCACTTCCGAGACGGCGTGCCGGTCACCGTGGGTGAGGGCTCACGCAATGCCTTCCTCGCTCCGGTGCCGGGCGTGGGCGCCCGTCATGTCCTCGCGGTGGCGCGCGGGGGCACGCTGGAGTTGCGGACTCCGCCAGGCGCGGGCGTCATCGTCACGAGCCAAGGGGATGTGCGCACCAAGGACGGGCTGCGCGCGGCGGGACAGCTCGCGAGCGCGGCGGCGGACGCGGCGCAGGTGTACACGCTCGGGTTGCATGACCGGGCGGAGGTGGCGGTGGGCGCGCTGACGTTCGTGCTCCGGCAGGTTCGTCCCTCGGCGGCCATCGAAGCGCCCGCGCTGTCCGATCGTGACTTCGCCTTCTTCAAGATCACCGTCATGTGCCTGATGGTCGCGGGGGCGATGCTGGCCGCGCTGACGCTGACGCCGCGCACGGAGTCGCGCTCGGCGGATGACATCTTCGAGTCCCAGCAGCGGGTGGCGAAGTTCCTCATCGCGCCGGAGAAGAAGGTGGAGATGAAGAAGCTCCAGCTTCAGGGCGTGGAAGAAGGCGCCAAGTCGAAGGACGAAGAGGGCAAGTTCGGCAAGGAGGAGGCCAAGAAGGCCGAGGCCGATCCCTCGAAGCCTGGGACGCCCGTGGTGGACCGAAGCAAGAAAGAGAAGGACCGGCAGGTGGTGGGCAAGGTCGGTCTGCTGGGCGCGTTCAAGGGCCTGAAGGGCGGCGCGTCGGACGTGTTCGGTCCGGGCGGCCTGGGCACGGGCATCAACAACGCGCTGGGTGGGCTCAAGGGCGGCGCGGGAATGGGTGACGCGCAGGGCGTGGGCGGCATGGGCACGCGCGGCACCGGCAAGGGCGGCGGCGGCACGGCGCTGGGCATCGGGGGCGTGGGAACCCAGGGGGATGGGCGCGGCGCGGGTGGCTCGGGCGGCATCGACCTGGGCGGGCGCGGCAAGAGCGTCACCCGCGTCATCCCTGGCAAGACGACGGTGGTGGGCGGCCTGGACAAGGACGTCATCGCCAAGGTCATCCGGCGCCACCAGGGGGAGATCAAGTACTGCTACGAGTCCGAGCTGAACAAGAACCCGAGCCTCGCGGGCAAGGTGGCGGTGGCCTTCACCATCGACCCGACGGGCGCGGTGGCGGATGCGTCCGTCTCCGAGTCGACGCTGGGCAGCACCTCGGCGGAGAACTGCATGCTGGCGCGCATCCGTCGCTGGAAGTTCCCCGAGCCCAAGGGCGGCGGCGTGGTGTCGGTGACGTACCCCTGGCTGTTCTCGCCCGCGGGCACGGATGCCGGTGGCGGGGGCGAGGGCTGA
- a CDS encoding cation transporter, translating to MPGNAGKSPEASGSGHEHSHSHSHHGHDHSHGHSHAHGHGGGPRRGGLAEERRKDRRRLVFALVLTATIMVAEAVGGYLTHSLALMSDAGHMLTDVSALVLSLLALWFAGRPADVKKTYGYYRMEILSALLNGVLLLGITVVILKEAWERFNTPTPVTLGPMAVVAAVGLVANLAALGFLHQTHSMNVRGAFLHVLGDTLSSVGVLIGAGIMALTGWYAVDPLISVVISLVIVVGAVRLVKDAVDVLLEAVPSHVDLSQIRELMLKVNGVQAVHDLHVWTISSGMYALSAHLVVLDPMVCNNDEILSAVKHDLFDRFGIDHTTIQIESETYAHLGEVH from the coding sequence ATTCCCGGCAATGCAGGGAAGTCTCCGGAGGCGTCGGGCTCCGGGCACGAGCACAGCCACTCGCATTCCCATCACGGGCATGACCATTCGCACGGGCACAGCCATGCGCATGGGCATGGTGGCGGGCCGCGCCGCGGGGGCCTGGCGGAGGAGCGGCGCAAGGATCGGCGCCGGCTCGTGTTCGCGCTGGTGCTGACGGCGACCATCATGGTGGCCGAGGCGGTGGGTGGTTACCTGACGCACTCGCTGGCGCTGATGTCCGATGCCGGCCACATGCTGACGGACGTGTCCGCGCTGGTGCTGAGCCTGCTGGCGCTGTGGTTCGCGGGCCGTCCGGCGGACGTGAAGAAGACCTACGGCTACTACCGGATGGAGATCCTCAGCGCGCTGCTCAACGGCGTGCTGCTCCTGGGCATCACGGTGGTCATCCTCAAGGAGGCCTGGGAGCGCTTCAACACGCCCACGCCCGTGACGCTCGGGCCCATGGCCGTGGTGGCGGCGGTGGGCCTGGTGGCCAACCTCGCGGCGCTCGGCTTCCTGCATCAGACGCACTCGATGAACGTGCGCGGCGCATTCCTTCACGTGCTTGGGGACACGCTGTCCTCGGTGGGCGTGTTGATTGGCGCCGGCATCATGGCGCTCACCGGCTGGTACGCGGTGGATCCGCTCATCTCCGTCGTCATCTCGCTCGTCATCGTCGTGGGCGCGGTGCGGCTGGTGAAGGACGCGGTGGACGTGCTGCTGGAGGCCGTGCCGTCGCACGTGGACCTGTCCCAGATTCGCGAGTTGATGCTCAAGGTCAACGGCGTGCAGGCGGTGCATGACCTCCACGTGTGGACCATCTCCAGCGGGATGTACGCGCTGTCCGCGCACCTGGTCGTGCTGGACCCCATGGTCTGCAACAACGATGAGATCCTCTCCGCGGTGAAGCACGACCTGTTCGATCGCTTCGGCATCGACCACACCACCATCCAGATCGAGAGCGAGACGTACGCTCACCTGGGTGAGGTCCACTGA
- a CDS encoding NAD(P)H-binding protein — protein MPASAFTRPILVLGATGGFGLAVTRALIAAGARVRALVRDEARARRALGEDAPRVELRVGDALQAADVSRAAEGCSHLVHAINVPYPEWDTVMERVTTNVIAAARAQRATIVFAGNVYNLAPRYDVPLSEAHPEGPITHKGQLRMRMEHALRDATQTGDVRVLVVRANDYFGPTVRNGGVDPMFLNALARKPLLTLTDPSRAHEMAYVPDVARATVALMGLTDGPAFDVVHVRGFVTPTSRDFLEAVARVAGVPARVRRLPWWLIRLGGLFNGMAREVVEMRYLFENTLLLDDATLKRRVPDFTYTPLEQALRDTLESYRHHASRA, from the coding sequence ATGCCTGCCTCTGCCTTCACGCGTCCCATCCTCGTCCTCGGAGCCACGGGAGGCTTTGGCCTCGCCGTGACGCGAGCCCTCATCGCCGCGGGAGCAAGGGTGCGAGCGCTCGTGCGCGACGAAGCGCGGGCCCGTCGAGCGCTGGGCGAGGACGCCCCCCGCGTGGAGCTGCGAGTCGGTGACGCGCTCCAGGCCGCGGATGTGTCGCGCGCCGCGGAGGGATGCAGCCACCTCGTCCATGCCATCAACGTGCCCTACCCCGAATGGGACACGGTCATGGAGCGCGTCACCACGAACGTCATCGCCGCCGCGCGAGCCCAGCGCGCGACCATCGTCTTCGCGGGCAACGTGTACAACCTGGCCCCGCGCTACGACGTCCCACTCTCGGAGGCCCATCCCGAGGGCCCCATCACGCACAAGGGACAGCTGCGGATGCGCATGGAGCACGCACTGCGAGACGCCACGCAAACGGGCGACGTGCGCGTCCTCGTCGTCCGAGCCAATGACTACTTCGGCCCCACCGTGCGCAACGGCGGCGTGGATCCGATGTTCCTGAACGCGCTCGCGCGTAAGCCCTTGCTCACGCTCACGGACCCCTCTCGAGCGCACGAGATGGCCTATGTGCCCGATGTGGCCCGAGCCACCGTCGCGCTGATGGGCCTGACGGATGGCCCCGCGTTCGACGTCGTGCACGTGCGTGGCTTCGTCACGCCCACGTCCCGCGATTTCCTGGAAGCGGTTGCGCGTGTGGCCGGAGTCCCCGCGCGCGTGCGCCGGCTGCCGTGGTGGCTGATCCGATTGGGCGGGCTCTTCAACGGCATGGCTCGCGAGGTGGTGGAGATGCGCTACCTCTTCGAGAACACCCTGCTGCTCGATGACGCGACCTTGAAGCGGCGCGTCCCGGACTTCACGTACACGCCCCTGGAGCAGGCCCTCCGAGACACGCTGGAGAGCTACCGTCACCACGCCTCGCGCGCGTGA
- a CDS encoding AraC family transcriptional regulator ligand-binding domain-containing protein, producing MAPAELALLDGAPVESPDSVHVAVERYLELWEEVARRAPRPLFHLDVARMGGREHFGVLGFACAVSPDLDEAFARLGRFCRLCTSAWTWERGQVDDLVALELAWHTAPQGGDSVAVEHLLMECLHTGQLIAGQPWWPVEVHLTHAGPADTTAHAAAFGAPVRFGRERNALLVRPEVARWKLAQADPYFLAFFERQAEALLAKAPRPESTGAHVRRLLVEDFRGGLPSLGSVATRLALSERTLRRRLQDEGTQFQQLVEEVREALARRYLGEARLSVGEVAFLLGFSEPSAFHRAFKRWTGETPVSFRRRQDASHA from the coding sequence ATGGCTCCCGCTGAGCTCGCGCTGCTTGACGGTGCCCCCGTGGAGTCGCCGGACTCGGTGCACGTGGCGGTGGAGCGCTACCTGGAGCTGTGGGAGGAGGTGGCGCGCCGGGCACCTCGGCCGCTGTTCCATCTGGACGTTGCCCGCATGGGCGGTCGCGAGCACTTTGGCGTGCTGGGCTTCGCGTGCGCGGTGAGCCCGGACCTGGACGAGGCCTTCGCGCGCCTGGGTCGCTTCTGTCGCCTGTGCACGAGCGCGTGGACGTGGGAGCGAGGGCAGGTGGACGACCTCGTGGCGTTGGAGCTCGCGTGGCACACGGCGCCGCAGGGCGGAGACTCGGTGGCGGTGGAGCACCTGCTCATGGAGTGCCTGCACACGGGCCAGCTCATCGCGGGGCAGCCGTGGTGGCCCGTGGAGGTCCACCTCACGCACGCCGGGCCCGCGGACACGACGGCACACGCGGCCGCGTTCGGCGCACCGGTGCGCTTCGGTCGAGAGCGCAACGCGCTGCTGGTTCGCCCCGAGGTGGCGCGGTGGAAGCTCGCGCAGGCGGATCCATACTTCCTGGCCTTCTTCGAGCGCCAGGCCGAGGCCCTGCTCGCGAAGGCTCCTCGTCCCGAGTCGACGGGGGCGCACGTGCGGCGCCTGCTGGTGGAGGACTTCCGGGGCGGCCTGCCGAGCCTGGGCAGCGTGGCGACGCGCCTGGCCCTCTCGGAGCGCACGCTGCGCCGGAGGCTCCAGGACGAGGGCACCCAATTCCAGCAGCTCGTGGAAGAGGTCCGCGAGGCACTGGCGCGCCGCTACCTGGGCGAGGCGCGCCTGTCCGTGGGCGAGGTGGCCTTCCTGCTGGGCTTCAGCGAGCCGAGCGCCTTCCACCGCGCCTTCAAGCGATGGACCGGGGAGACCCCGGTGAGCTTCCGGCGGCGGCAGGACGCCTCGCACGCCTGA
- a CDS encoding sigma 54-interacting transcriptional regulator: MDFEKHQNLHTIVMLRDVIRKWWQLEVTFADKHGGVQDWQRAEPLAPPNDFCRHSLSSKEGLRRCGQSVRVLHEKFKASKAQRRALFHDCHLNFCIVGAPLYIGQDYEGFLFVEGFARQPLGPSDAEFARARLGTPMERTGAEARVPVLDASEQRKLADLLEFVVSELARQEQSVPSLSAELSDRFRFEQIIGRSGPMMEVFRLMEKVAHSDSTVLINGESGTGKELVARAIHHNGPRQDKTFVVQNCSAFNDNLLESALFGHTRGAFTGALREKKGLFEVADGGTFFLDEVGDMSPALQVKLLRVLQEGTFLPVGGTQLKEVDVRVIAATHKDLGELVKRGEFREDLFYRINVIRLQLPPLRERRDDLPVLIDHFLRKHHRPGQQARGLAPDALGILGAYTWPGNIRELENEIERLLVLGGDQDTIPGDLLSSRIRDAVVPGGGPFVAPRAHGKLHEAVEALEREMIHQGLVRTRNNKSRLARELGISRSNLILKIARYGLNKGLPDDLDEPDEE; the protein is encoded by the coding sequence ATGGACTTCGAGAAGCACCAGAACCTGCACACCATTGTCATGCTGAGGGATGTCATCCGCAAGTGGTGGCAGCTCGAGGTCACCTTCGCGGACAAGCATGGCGGCGTGCAGGACTGGCAGCGCGCGGAGCCTCTCGCTCCGCCCAATGACTTCTGCCGCCACTCGCTCTCCTCGAAGGAGGGGTTGCGGCGCTGTGGCCAGTCGGTGCGCGTGCTCCACGAGAAGTTCAAGGCCAGCAAGGCGCAGCGCCGCGCCCTCTTCCACGACTGTCACCTCAACTTCTGCATCGTAGGAGCGCCGCTCTACATCGGGCAGGACTACGAGGGCTTCCTCTTCGTGGAGGGCTTCGCGCGCCAGCCGCTGGGCCCATCGGACGCCGAGTTCGCCCGCGCGCGGCTGGGCACGCCCATGGAGCGGACGGGCGCCGAAGCGCGTGTCCCGGTGCTGGATGCCTCGGAGCAGCGCAAGCTGGCCGACCTGCTCGAGTTCGTGGTGAGCGAGCTGGCCCGCCAGGAGCAGTCCGTTCCCTCGCTCTCGGCAGAGCTGAGCGACCGGTTCCGCTTCGAGCAGATCATCGGGCGCTCGGGGCCGATGATGGAGGTCTTCCGGTTGATGGAGAAGGTGGCCCACTCGGACTCCACCGTCCTCATCAACGGCGAGTCCGGCACCGGCAAGGAGCTGGTGGCCCGGGCCATCCATCACAACGGGCCGCGGCAGGACAAGACGTTCGTCGTGCAGAACTGCTCCGCGTTCAACGACAACCTACTGGAGAGCGCGCTGTTCGGCCACACGCGCGGCGCCTTCACCGGCGCGCTGCGGGAGAAGAAGGGCCTCTTCGAGGTGGCCGACGGCGGCACCTTCTTCCTGGATGAAGTGGGCGACATGTCCCCCGCCCTCCAGGTCAAGCTCCTCCGAGTCCTCCAAGAAGGTACCTTCCTGCCCGTGGGAGGCACCCAGCTCAAGGAGGTCGACGTGCGCGTCATCGCCGCCACGCACAAGGACCTGGGCGAGCTGGTCAAGCGCGGCGAGTTCCGCGAGGACCTCTTCTACCGGATCAACGTCATCCGGCTGCAGCTCCCCCCGCTGCGCGAGCGCCGCGACGACCTGCCCGTCCTCATCGACCACTTCCTGCGCAAGCACCACCGCCCGGGCCAGCAGGCGCGCGGCCTGGCCCCGGACGCGCTGGGCATCCTCGGCGCGTACACCTGGCCGGGGAACATCCGCGAGCTGGAGAATGAGATTGAGCGGCTGCTGGTGCTGGGCGGAGACCAGGACACCATCCCCGGCGACCTGCTCTCCAGCCGGATCCGCGACGCGGTCGTCCCAGGCGGCGGTCCCTTCGTGGCGCCTCGGGCACACGGCAAGCTGCATGAAGCGGTGGAGGCCCTGGAGCGCGAGATGATCCACCAGGGGCTCGTGCGCACGCGCAACAACAAGAGCCGCCTGGCGCGAGAGCTGGGCATCAGCCGCTCCAACCTCATCTTGAAGATCGCCCGCTACGGTCTCAACAAGGGCCTGCCGGACGACCTGGACGAACCGGACGAGGAATGA
- the cglE gene encoding adventurous gliding motility protein CglE — MKKSLLLAALALSVPALAETPPEGVEFKPRRGFFTETDVGVFFTVGGENSYSNAQSYLQLGIGYDLTERLSLGAHFGLGSSAANCFAGFLPNSDICSLSDNFTVTFGDLTAAYHLRLANRFYLTPKIAAGYTRLDPSPVDSDGGDPGRATNAFNAGAGVGLEYATSFDHFSVGADLMGRYIFGPNIMTFAVFPRVKYTF, encoded by the coding sequence GTGAAGAAGTCCTTGCTGTTGGCCGCGCTCGCGCTGTCCGTCCCCGCCCTGGCGGAAACGCCTCCCGAGGGTGTGGAGTTCAAGCCGCGCCGTGGCTTCTTCACCGAGACGGATGTCGGCGTCTTCTTCACCGTGGGCGGCGAGAACTCCTATTCGAACGCCCAGTCGTACCTGCAGCTCGGCATTGGCTACGACTTGACCGAGCGCCTGTCGTTGGGCGCGCACTTCGGCTTGGGCTCGTCCGCCGCGAACTGCTTCGCCGGCTTCTTGCCGAACTCCGACATCTGCTCGCTGTCGGACAACTTCACCGTGACGTTTGGCGACCTGACCGCCGCGTACCATCTGCGGCTGGCCAATCGCTTCTACCTGACGCCGAAGATCGCCGCGGGCTACACGCGGTTGGATCCATCTCCTGTGGACTCGGATGGTGGAGATCCCGGCCGCGCCACCAATGCCTTCAACGCGGGCGCGGGGGTGGGCTTGGAGTATGCGACGTCGTTCGACCACTTCTCCGTGGGCGCGGACCTGATGGGTCGCTACATCTTCGGGCCGAACATCATGACGTTCGCCGTGTTCCCTCGCGTGAAGTACACGTTCTGA